The DNA segment AACCATCACCGATATACAGAAAAAGATTGACTTTTTGACTGACACAATacgtaagttaaaatttttgtcttgcAAACTATATCACTGTTAAAACTAGAATTTATTAAACTACCAAATGAAGCAAAAAACAGCGCAAACTTCGAAAATAAATAGACGAATGGTACAGAAATAATCATGGCAACACAAAATACTTAAATACTTTCAACAAAGTTTGTTTCTAGAATCTAGAGAGAGTTCTCTGCGGCTGAAATTCATTTGCTCCGTGGGCAAAATTACACGCAGGGCCGATGAGGCAGTTTCCCATGAGCCACCTAAAGTCAACGAAATGGTTTAATTAGTTTTTAAATTCAGAAGAAAACATGAACATATTCTCTTGTATCTCTTTTGATTTCAAACAACGAGTTTAACTCACCGTTCGCATATCTGTGCCTTATATCCGGGCACTGTAGGAATTGTGACTCTTTTTTCCTCTTCACCGTGAGCATAATTACAATGCGCTCCATATCGGCAATTACCGGTTTCCATAAAAGCCTTGCACAGTGAAGTTTTGAATTTGGGGCTGATTTCATCAAAGCCTGAGAatgcaaaaagaaattaaaagtgATTTTCTAACAACAATAATTGTTTATTAACAGATTAACAGACATGATTTGTTGAGAATTATTAAAGTAAATACTTCTTCACAAAATTCGACCTTACGTCCTGGTAGTACGTCATCTTTAAGAACTTACCATGCGCAAATAGACATTTGGAACCAAAATGACAGCTTCCAGTTGACATCCAGTATCGGCAGGGTCGATTTTTAAATcgagcaaaattcttttctccCATATCATGATAGAAATTACATTTGTCCTGGTACGGACATCTCCCGAATGTATGGAAATTGGTGCAGGGCTTTCGTTTGTAATTCAGAATGTTTAATGGGCGGCGTTGCTCATTATTACCTAAAATTccacattatgacgtcattattgaTGTTGTAAATACAACCAAGAAatacttttttgcaaatacaTTTACTTATCATTCTTAGATCATAATACCACTTCTTGATGTTTGTGACGATTCCGATGAAACTATTGCaagaatgacgtcattttcAAATGGCGATCTTTCAGCTGCAAAATAGCGATCACGTGGCCAGGTCCtgaataaataattttaaaaaaattccaagaTCAATGACGTGATTCAAATTCGCAAAATTCAGATTCAATCGGTGTGTATGGTTGCAAATAAATGTAGTTTAAATACTTAGCactttaaatgcattgtaAGAAATCATAGCAACTTACCTTGGGCATAGTTTATTTTCCtttatgttataaatattGAATATGGATTCCACGCCAAATATTCCAATGGTTTCCGCGTATTCATCGTTATTCTCAAACGATGAgtctaaaaaaaattaaaaaacgacGTCATTTAAAATTAACCAACACATGCGGTCACTTTCGCtaatattttttcatcaaacaaaCGAGCAAATTTATAACGTAATAAGTGATGTTATATCACtttataaaactgtttttcgAAGATTTGCTACGTCACCAAATTTATCTGAGCCAAGAGCTCGCAACTATAAGTTTTGATTAAACTCTTTAGAGTCAAAACTTCATCGCTTCAACATCCCACACCATAAATACTGTTTTAACTTTCTAGGTTCCAGTTAACTTTTACTGAGCACTTATAACAACTAACGCCTTGAATCGAGCAAAACCAATCATGACATTACATTGACGATCAGAAAGACGAATGTTCTCATAACAAAGGCAACTTACTTTGAGAAGTTGATGATGATTTTAAGCTCATATACATTTTTCGTGGTAAAGAATAAGTTTTCACAGAATAAAGTTCTTCCAACGTAAAGCATTCAGTTTGTCTGAGATTGATCTGGCATCTACCTGGTTTATATAGAAATTTCTCGTCTGATAAGGTCGCACGCGCTAAAGTAAGCAAATAGTAAATTTTACACCGATTACGATATTTACCACTTCTAAACTTTCGCTATCTTTGACTTATCATGGAGCCAGAGATAAAGCCAATAActtatttaattttactgGATCCAAACTCGTCAACTTGTTTGTTCGATAATTATCACGATTAACAGCATGAGATAGATATATCGCTTGAGCTAGCAAATATAGATTAGTCCTTTCATGCGAAAACAACTGTTcttaacatttaaacaaaagttatataaaaatattgcgAAATTCTCATCGGAATTTTGAAGATCGCGTTGAAAGCACGTATTTTTGACAACCTGacctaaaatgtttatttgaagttGTCTCAAACTGATTTATATTGCTACATTTTTTATCTTATTATAGTACAGTAAGTgttatatacttttattaatattatagTACAGATCCTATTATAGTAAATATGACGAAAATACATTTCCCCactgaacaaaaaataaagcgAAGAGTTATTGTAGTGGTTTATTTTGCAGAATTGCTGCAGATTCGTGCCATTATTTAGcgagataaaaaaaattaacacgCGGTTTATTACAACATTGTACCATAGTTCTGGCCGgtcattgtttaaaaatgttttacaaattACCCCAAAAATTGGATGTAGAAATTTTCCTTGAACTCAGGCCAATGTTTGAGGAAATTTGACCCGGAACCAAAAGGTTATAAATCTTCAATGTTTAAACTCAAATTCACTCCGAAACAAAACTGAAGCGAAGTTTGACCAATCCTTTAATGTTGTATCCTTGACAAAGTATTTTAACATATCACAGCAGTAAGCACACTTCAagatttgtaaataaaataaaaatatatttgaccgagcaaaacatttttaaagcgGATCTACTAGATGATTTGGGAAACTTTGTGAAAATTAAACCGGTCTCACGGAcgattttttaattaaaattgcaagaaaCCACCATTCACAGCAGCTACCGATCAAGCATTATCTTCAATACAGCAGATTGAAAACGATTCACATGTCTTTGAAAAAGTTTCGTTTGAAGCACTTATTAGTTAAAAGCGACCAGATCTCTAAAGAAATCAAAGTGAACAAGCTTCAATATCATAGTCACACCGGTAATCGTCTGTGCGTTGAACGATATTAATACGATAAAAGTCAGCTGACATTTTATTTGCACTTTGATGTTGTCCAATAAGTTGAAACTTTTCAGTTCCCTGAATTTCTTCAGACAAACGACATCTTACGTATAAAAGGCCGCGGAGTTTCCTTGAAGTTCATTCTACTTTGGTCAGTTTCGCCAAATTGTTCTTCTTGTTCATACGTTTTCATTTCAACTCGTCGTTTGATGAGGACGCAGGTGTTGAATTTAACaaatattaaactttttaacgTGCAGATTCTAAACCTTTCTTGTATATCTTTGGTCAAACATCaatgaaaacaataacaaattatttcattcACTATTTGACTGTTATTAGtttattgattgtttttaatcaattttgattattatcatgttaactttttatatttcGCTTTGATCCGCGACAAAGTTATTGCGTTGTTCACAGTGTCACGACTGTAGAGGAGGGTTAGCCCCGACCCTCGGTTTTCATacgttgaaaattatgacacTGTGTGGCGAGATAATAAGTTCTAAACTTGGGACATGTTTCCCAATCGGTAGATGGCGCTGTATTAGTTAATTCAAGGCTAGGTAAATTCTTCCCGATTCCAACGGTCAAGTATCGAAGAAGTTAAAAAATGAAACGCGGTGTCATGTTGGTTGTGTATTTACACGAAGAATCCGGCAATGCCCAAAGTTTTACCTGGACGTCGATAAAAACTTTGTCCGGTGACAATGAGTCTAAGAAGGAATGTGTAACTACTGTGACTACTCTTCAAgaagttttttaaatgtttcagCGCTTTTGAGTTGTTACACTTTGATTGATTGTTTTGCTTCATTTTTATATCATGAGTTTCATTTGTTTGCACGTTTTGTGATTTCTATTTCTTGATGTACCATTTCTTTATGTGGTTTGTTGCGTTCCTTCTATAGAATATTGggattttaattttgttttcgtcAACGTGGTTTCCCGCACCTCGAAATTATGCTGCCAGCTTCCTCTGCACTTGCTGATTGTTGAATTCTTTCGTTTCCTTATGTCTGCATTTAGACACTTCAAGTCAGTTCGTCTTTGAGAGTTGGGTCGTGTGTTAGTTATTGAAGCTGTTGTATTGCTATTATTGCAAATATTATAATTACTGCCAGATACTGTTGTGATTCAACGCCCTTTTTTGTCTacagtttttaaatataatatatagaagtatataaataaataaataaacataaatatataAGTTTTGGCTCTAAATGTTTCATTAAATATTGGAGTTGCCAGCTCTTGGCTCAGATAACAAATCGCTAAAAAGGGGTTTGACGTCATATAACATCacataattatataataacatcaataaaatgattgatccATCGAGTATAAATTCTGAGAGGCAATTGACGAGTCGACTACCTCCTCAACGTGTAACAATCGACgaatacaagttttttttcgTTGTCCTGTATTCGCAACTCCTACATGGTCTAGTGGttaggattcctggctttcacccaggcggcccgggttcgattcccggtgtAGGAACAGTTAGCATTggtggttcagtggtagaatcctcgcctgccacgcggggggcccgggttcgattcccggccAATGCAAACCTTCTTTTTAAAGTAACATCGAATATTCTGGGTATTCAAAAATCGGGTCCTGGGTTATCATGTAgatcaggggtcggcaaccttttgctagtcacgggccaaatgtcgagtgtacaactctttggcgggccggaattttcattaatactataattcacactcacttgaGTATATTACactacattgctgcaatctcaatcataccaatcacaaaaagaacaaaatttatgtatttacacttcaacaacacagcattaatgtgacacttgatgctgcttgctttgtttgctttgctttgctttgtttttcaaaatctggtgacaagtcagatgaagcaagaaccagaacattttctaaatgggCGTCGGAAATTCGGgatcttagcttgctcttCGTGAATTTcgttgttgaaaacatttgttcacatgtgtacgtgctaccaaacatcgatgccatttcttttgcattgttgGTCAAGCTAGGATAAacaccactttcaagaaggtactttttgtaaaagtcaagcaGCGATATGCcctttgtatgaaattttgccttcaattcgtcactgcattgcatttcaataaggtccatttgaaatttttcgggaATGGTATTGGCGTCCACATCAAACGGAGTACTGAATagcctgaatttattttgtagagaacgaatgtcggcaaagcgtgaggaaaattcagtaattaaaTTTCGTATCACAGTGACAAATGTAGTGTTGCTACTAGGTTTGCTTTCCTCCAGTATAGGAAAGTGAACATAATTTTCTTTGTCCAGTTGACATTCCCAGAGTCgcagttttgtttcaaatgcgAATATGTGCTTCCACATCTCATGTATCAGTTGTTTTTTCCCCTGAAGTTGCAAATTCAATTTGTTCAGATGTGACGTTAAATCTACTAAGAAAGCAAGATTAGATACCCATTCTGGATTACGAAATTCTGTGGCGTTaatgcttttattttcaagGAACGTTGCTATTTCATTTCTCAGCTCATACACTCGTGCAAGCATAGCTCCTCGACTTAGCCAGCGAACTTCGCAGAAACACAAGGCATCACCATATTGATTCTCTGCTTCTGGTAACATCTGGCGAAACTGTCGTTGATTCCGTTTGTGAGACAAAATCATATTCACAGCTTTCACCACTGTGTCCATAACACTCTTCAAGTTTGTTGTCTTGGCGCACAACGCCTCCTGGTGAATTAAACAGTGTACCTTTGAGATTTTGTCATTGCGTCCGAGATCTTCCAAGTGTTTTTGAAGCAGAGCAACGGCACCTTTATTTTTACCGATCATTGCAGGAGCTCCGTCGGTTGTTACCGACACCAATTTTGACAGATCGAGGTTCAAACTGTTAGTGCACTGCAACAGTGCCTTCAGAATATCTGCTCCTGTTGTAGTGCCCTTCATAGGAACTAACTCAACGAAAtcttcaaaaatatcaaaatttgagCTGACTCCACGAACGAATACCGCAAGCTGAGCTGTGTCCGTTGTATCAGTGCTCTCGTCAATAGCAATCGAAAagtattgcaaattttttagacaATCTTGTTGGCGAGTTTTTACATCCTGTGACATTTCTTCGATTCGTCGGGTGACAGTTCTTGCAGAAAGGCTAACATCggagaataatttttttttctccgGGCATATGACTTCGACAACGGCCATCAAACAGTCTTTCACGTAATCACCCTCAGTGAAaggtttcatgttttttgcaaTTACTTTGGCGACCTCATAGCTTGCCTGAGTGTTTTTTTCTGATTCagtgttttgcttttgaaataTACTTTACTGATTTTCTAAGCAGAGTTTAAGACGGTTAATTTTGTCTTTTCTCGTTTGGCCTCTGTACTCCGAAAACTTCGAATGCTTTGTCTCATAATGACGCTTAATATTAAATTCCTTGTTTACAGAAACAGACTGATTGCAAATTAAGCACGTGGGTTTACCAAAGTGTAGTATGGAAAAGTACTTTTCCGTCCATTCTTCATTAAAACCTCGGCACTCATCATCAACCTTTCGACGTTTCGCTAACATCCTAAATTCCTaaattataacaaactttAGCTTAAAGCTCGTGTGCGtctctctttgtatctataacgactagtctagtctactctacagacaatctcgtacttattACAAGATactagtctaccgccttcTCACCAgatttatggcgtaacaatagactagtacgacgtacttatggcgtaacaataccacaattttttcaaacactgctaacactgcagtttgaaactcagtAAGacacggcgggccgtattcttgtgataactaattaatatgtctcgggccggacgatttcgcatggcgggccggatccggcccgcgggcaggaggttgccgacccctgatgTAGATAGATAAATAGATATATTCTTACACATAGATTAGTAGCAAGCATTTGATTTTGTGAAATCGCTCTCATTTCAAGGAGGATATAGCCTATAGCCGTATTTCCGTGGCTTGACATCATCGGTTGGCTCATTATAGGTTGATCGAGCGTTTAATTACAGGACCTGCTCTGCTTCAAAAAAGAATTAGCCACGCAGTAGTActtgaaagtttttgtttcgACATAAAACATTCATAATATAAAGtcttataattttaaaatttgcgtGCACTAAACGATATTAATACGACCAAAAGTCGCCGCCACTTTATTTGCACTTTGATGTTGTCCAATAAGTTGAAAGTCATCAGTCTTACGAATTTCTTCTGACAAacgatatttatttttaaactccTTTTAATGTCCAACAACTTTGTACACACAGAATGCCGGAAAAAGGCTCGCATTGTTCTGGAATCGAAACATAAAGTTTAGTACAAACCTTAAAATATATTGTCGTATTAATTTAACAACGATTTAGGTGTGCGGAATTTTAGCATAAATCCACTGCAGAATATGTGATGTAGTGTGATGCTGATTATACGGTCATGTCGTAGTTCCCACGCATGAAACGACTTGACCCATTCCtcgtttaaaaagtttgactattaaaaataatttttttcttatagCTGGTGCCCATGACTTACTTTAGATTTCGGATATGTTACGGAAGCTTTTGTCGCGCATGTTGCTTTTGGAAATAGAAAATTACAACTTGTGCAATCATTTTACATTGGTCCTGTATTGGTTATTTTGTTAGATTTCTGAgtgaaacttttttatttttcacaaatatcAGCAAAGTATCgcaaagcattttttaacatttatcGAAGGTCGGACTGTTGGCGTCAAGCAACAGAATGCGCATAAGTCAAACCAACCAACAATGTCTTCTGCGGTCCTTGTCTTGTAAATGTCCTCTCCTTCTTAAGATTTATGAACATTTAAAAAACCTGTGTCATGTGTTGAAAAAACGTCATGTGTTGACGCGCATTGTTGTGTCAATGACGCGCTAAAGCAAAAATGTTCCTGCTTTATTTATGGTGACGTCATGGATATCGTCAAAAACACCAGGCCGCTCTTTTCATATTACTTTAAAATGGTGAAAGGGGGTATTAAGTCGCGAATCGTTCTTCGCAATGATAAGCAATATCAGCGAAAATGTGCATTAATATTATTCCATCagtaaaatcaaaacaaacataattaaaaattattgcaattttaaGTCTTGGATTAACATTTCAAGATTTACACTTCTGTTTAAATTCGGATGTTTTCATACAAATAAGACATTGTTCAAAATAGCCGCTGTCAGAGTGTTCGCCGCGGTCAGGCTTGTAGTAGAAGTACAGTTTGAGTACAGGAAGTACAGGAATGGCCGGTAGTCAGCTAGTTGCTGAACGTTGCTGTTTCTTTCCTCGGTCAATCTCTCATTTAcctaaaacaacaaaaattaagaaatgtTAACAATTGAAACTGTTACATCGCATTGAACTTGAACTTGTGAAACTTGACATTATGCATAAATCGTAAACTTAATTCTACTATTAATATGATATGCTCGTATTCTGTACGAAAGTTACGGTTCCAGTTTCTGTTAACTTGGCCGTTGCTTCCTAGGTTTGTGTACAATAACAGCAGTAAAAGTTTCTTGAGTAATCTAGTCTTTCCATAGCTTGTTATGAATCGAAACTGAAAGGTTTGAATAAAACCTGCTTGTTCTGCACATAAAATGCAAATGTATGTTATATGTGTGTTGtgcaatgtttgtttgtcGCAATGCAATGCTTGTCATTCAAGACTACGAcaaatgtgaaaataaaatatgtcaTTATGCTATAAACAAAGAACTTTTATTAGGGGTTGCCCTATAGGGTTTCTTGactttttgcaagtttttacatttcttaaatttttttcccaTAAAACAAACTGTATTTTACATTCAAATTAGAAATACAACAAGCAACAAAGACAAAACCTAAAAACAACAGTCTACAGTAAAAAAGTTCTATGGTTGGTTAAAGTCAGGTTTTCAAAACTAACgaacaaattgaaatttaagaGAGCAAAGACTTAACTTTACTTCCTAAATAAAGGGGCAGAGAACTAACCACAGAGCCAAAAATTACTCGGACTGGCCATTCCGATTCACAAACAATTGTACAATCAATAAAAATCTATAGCTTTAGACTTAAAGCAAtggaaacaaaaacattttatttaattcatGAGCAATACCCTTTTCGTACCGAGGACCGCACACAAAAAAACGGACCtaaattttgaagaaatgaTGACAAACTGTGTTAAAGTGAACCCGAGATCACTGACACACCActgtaagttttaaaaatgaaatgaaatggcGGAAAAAGACTCGCATTGTCCCGGAATCGAAACATAAATTTCTGTACAAActttatataatatattgtTGTATTAAATTTAACAATGGTTTAGGTTTGCGGAATTTTAGCATAAATCCACTTCAGAATTGGTGATGTAGTATGATGCTGATTATACAGTCATGTTGTAGGTCCAACGCATGAAACAACTTGACACAGTTCGTCATTTCACAAGCTTCGaccattaaaaataaacaattttactgTAGCTGGTTCCCACGATTTGCTTAAGATTTGAGATATGTAACACAATGTAAGCTTTTGTTGCGCGTATTGCTTTGGAAatagaaaatttcaattttgtgcAGTCATTTTACATTGGATCTGTATTGGTTGTTTTGTTAGATTTCTGACTgacacttttgcatttttcaccaattaaaacaaagtatcacaaagcattttttagCATTTAAAGAATGGCTGCGATTTTGGCGTCAAGCCACAGAATGCACATGATTCAAACCAATTATGACGTTATCGGAATGTCACCTGCGGCGGTTACGCTGATTGCTGAGAAAAAACGAGTTGAGCTTGAGCCGCGAAGGAAACAGCGGGGACTTAGCTGTTCTACAAGACGGACGAAGGTTATCCCTAAATTGTTCAGAGACCTTTTTGGACTGTGTTCGAAACAATTATATTGGTGTTTGAGCTGATCATTGATAACGCTTTGTTGCCAAGGTTAAAAGTAAGTTCAGGTCGAAGTGATTTACTAGGAAAAGAAGatctttgttttatgttttcaaaGTCCACAAAGATAATCTCTACACATCAATGGCATATGGCACTTTCCTGTGTTGCCTCATTGGCTTCCGACATCACTTTTTAATCTGGGAATCCACTGATTCGAAGAAGCTGCTTTCACTGTTGGCGGTTGATCGCGGTTTTCGTTTGTCTATCTCTCGTTGCTTGCAGTTTGCAGTGATTTTAGTTGGTAGTCGAGTCTCGAACTATGCATCGAAATCCCGAATCCGACATTGCGATCAATTGATCCTGGGTCTTGTATCTTAGTGTATTGGTATTTGACATGTATAAAGATTGCAATTGCTGAATCACAAAGCATATTTTTCGGAGAATTTCTGTTTCTGACGGAGTTCCACAGAAAATGGCGATTAACTTAACACCACGGTCAAGTTTCCAGTTATCTTGGCAGcggttgttttgtttgtgtcAACCCTAATGGAATTTTTTTGTTACCATTTTCGTCTTCAAACGGAAAATCGTTGCCAATCGTAATTCTAGATGGAAGGCCAACCCTGTCCCAGTTCGTCCATCATGCAGTGCAAGTTTATAATTTCACAGAGACTCATGTGGCATAAAAGCCGGTGACGTATCCAAAAGCATTTTGTAACATTGCAAGTGCTGGTGCTGGTGCTGCTGACATCGGCTGAAGCGCCGAAATGGTACAGACCTCAATGTAAACGGGAAACTATCGGCCTTTTCTTCAATTGGGGACGTCTACCGGTTAGTGTGGCAAGCATGAAATCCTTAATTCCAATCCAGATGTTTGCACCCCCGAGCGTAATTTGTCGTGCATTGTTCAAGATCCATGAACATAAGTGAGAGTCGGAAGGAAACGTGACTTCTATTTCATGTTTTGCGAGAAAATGTCAATTATTATGTGGGGTGGAGGTTCGTTTCGGTTTTGTCTTGGTTTACGTACTCGGTCAACAGCCTTGTCCGCAATCCTCGTTGATAAACTTAAAGGCCACTATTGATTCCTGGCTAGGCTTATCTTTTTTTAGGCAGTCTTCTCGGAAGTGGCAAAAATTCCTTAAATGCACAAAATGAAGATGTGTTACCAGCTTTTTTCTAGTGCTGGTTCGAAGAGACCTACAGTTAACTATAcgattgtatttcaaaacgGTAAAAAGTGGGCACGTCTACACAGCAGTACAGGCATCGGTAGAATGTCACTCGTTCGACAACGGACAAGGCGTAATCACAATTatcaataaaaaacaacataacACTTTGCCCCCTCCAATAACTTTCGCATCGACATTGCTTGAACATCAATTAGCATAACTAGCTATTAGCTAAGTATATGGTAAATACAACGAAAAACTGCAATATAATCGCCATTACTTCTTAGCCAGATGAATTTCTGAATTTTGAAGGAAACTTTTTCGACTAAGAATGCTATAGTGGGTACCTTGCAGTTTGCAGTGATTGTAGTTGGCAGTTGAGCCTCGGACCATGCCTTTTGATCTCAAACATGACATCGTGATCAATTGACCCTTGGTCTTGTAGCTCGCCCGCTTTTGCATTTGACATGTATACAATCAATTCCCAGATATTAAGCCAAGCCTATCCCAATTTGTCaatacattttgttgtttgccaCAATTCAAATGCCGGAGTCTATCAATAAGAATGTGACCCAGCTGATAAACACTGCTGGAAGATTGTTTTAATAACCTGGGTGTGCTATGTAAGGTTAATGTAGTGCAGGTTTGTTCATTGAAAGaatgtcattttacacgaAACTTGCAACTGCTGGGACTGTTGGCATCAGTCCAAAGACTTCGTCCAAGATAAATCTAATTACAACACCGACGATGTGGTGCGATACTTGAAGTTACGTTGACATAATACATGTGTTacattttagttaagtttcgTTGACACAGCTCATTTCAGGAGCTCCAATATAAAACTGACAGTGCGACTACCTGTCGGACACAAATCGAAAAAAGACACCTGTGCTTAATTAAGCACGAAAAAGCGTAATCGGCCGAAAAGGAGGAACGCAATAAATATAgggcaaaaacaagtgtaacacTCTCTCCTCCTTCCCACAAAACTGCAGACACTCTGTTTAACTGCAAGTGAGAAGAACAAACACGCAAAAAGTGCTAATTGGTAAAAacgtataaaacaaaaacacgatGATAAGCAACCAAGCAACATGTGAGGAACAAAGTTCGTAACACACATCCCATCCTACATTTGAGACCACCCGGACGAAACTGTTCCTCGGTCCCAaggtatgtgaattaaatcACGGTGAATTGTGTGTCCGATACAAggtaaaaacgataaaaagtgCTCTAAAAATCCCCGAACTCAAAGTAAAACGTGTATGCACTTCATCTGCAACGGGCGTCGACGTTGACTTTTCGAGGGCCCATTCCGACAGGTCGGTCCCTTAGTTGTTGAGAATTTAAGTTGGCAAAATCTCATCCGCTTCATTCAGTTTAGCATCGGAAATTTATCGGCATTGCTATCATCTTGCTGGCTTACTTTCAACAATTTACTTCATCACACACAAGAACATTAAATCTTTTCGAAGGCGTTCGTCTGTTGGGTAGGCCTTCTACCCAGAGTGTTTACTGTCTTTACAAAGTCACAAGCCGCCTCGTCTTGTACTTTTCGTCTGTTGAAAAAAGATTTCCGCATTGTATACAGAGCTTCTCAACAGTCAACTCGAATTGATAAACAATGTCTTCTGAAGACATCTCAGCAACAGGTGATTTAACTTCAGAGGGAACATCTCTTGAATCGAAGCcaagaaaaatttacattatGCGCCGGCATTCTCTTCGTTAAGCTTAACGTGGCTCTCAAGCCTGCCTTATTGGTTGATTCCATTGTTAACATTGGAGGTTTACTTTgttacaaggaaattttttctTCTATGCCACGCTAAACAGTTGCGTTAGTTTTGGTATGGACATCAGCGCCTGCAAATAGAAAGTTACGTAATAAAGACCAGCAACTAAACTAAATGGCGTGAATGAGTCAGTAAATTCAAAGACTTACTTCTAAGAAGTCATAGCCACTTACCTTGGGCATAGTTTGTTTTCCTTTATGTTATAAACGGGAAAGATAGATTCCACGCCAAATATTCTAATGGTTTCTGCATATTGATCGTTATTCTGTAACGATGAGTCTT comes from the Clavelina lepadiformis chromosome 5, kaClaLepa1.1, whole genome shotgun sequence genome and includes:
- the LOC143458774 gene encoding general transcription factor II-I repeat domain-containing protein 2A-like — its product is MKPFTEGDYVKDCLMAVVEVICPEKKKLFSDVSLSARTVTRRIEEMSQDVKTRQQDCLKNLQYFSIAIDESTDTTDTAQLAVFVRGVSSNFDIFEDFVELVPMKGTTTGADILKALLQCTNSLNLDLSKLVSVTTDGAPAMIGKNKGAVALLQKHLEDLGRNDKISKVHCLIHQEALCAKTTNLKSVMDTVVKAVNMILSHKRNQRQFRQMLPEAENQYGDALCFCEVRWLSRGAMLARVYELRNEIATFLENKSINATEFRNPEWVSNLAFLVDLTSHLNKLNLQLQGKKQLIHEMWKHIFAFETKLRLWECQLDKENYVHFPILEESKPNSSFENNDEYAETIGIFGVESIFNIYNIKENKLCPS